Proteins co-encoded in one Streptomyces sp. NBC_01283 genomic window:
- a CDS encoding molybdopterin oxidoreductase family protein — protein MSRKRDRVPTTYTRLTHPLVRDSRDEPFRRATWDEALSRTAAGLQAARGAFGMFSCARATNEMNYVAQKFARVVMGTNNVDSCNRTCHAPSVAGLSAAFGSGGGTSSYEEVEHTDLIVMWGSNARFAHPIFFQHVLKGIRNGARMYAVDPRRTKTAEWAESWLGLNVGTDIPMAHAIGREIIHAGLANRAFIERATSGFEEYAALVEPWTLTLAEKVTGVPAAAIKELAHVYARAERAQLCWTLGITEHHNGTDNVRALINLSLLTGHVGRYGSGLQPLRGQNNVQGGGDMGAIPNRLPGFQDILDAETRLKFETAWDTVIQPRYGLNLTEMFEAMEEGGLKAVYCIGENPAQSEADSEQATRRMRALDFFVVQDIFLTKTAELADVVLPATAGWAETDGTTTNSERRVQRVRKAVRPPGEAREDIDILCDLAERLGHDWKYADAQAVWDELRSVSPDHWGMTYDRLESLQGIQWPCPSEDRVEPTYLHGRLWEADPERRGTLAPFGLVAHDPPVDLTDDSYPIRLTTGRRLDSYNTGVQSGSFASPLRRGEYVELCPEDAERYGVAVGEEVRISSRRGAVTAPVWVDPGLRPGLAFMTMHFPDEVDTNQLTIEANCPIAGTAEFKASAIRIDKLAEPVRPR, from the coding sequence ATGAGCAGGAAACGGGACCGGGTGCCCACGACGTACACCCGGCTCACCCACCCCCTCGTACGCGACTCGCGCGACGAGCCGTTCCGCCGGGCCACCTGGGACGAGGCACTGTCCAGGACCGCGGCCGGACTCCAGGCCGCGCGCGGCGCGTTCGGGATGTTCTCCTGCGCCCGCGCGACCAACGAAATGAACTACGTGGCACAGAAGTTCGCCCGTGTGGTGATGGGCACGAACAACGTCGACTCCTGCAACCGCACCTGCCACGCACCCAGCGTCGCGGGCCTCTCCGCGGCCTTCGGCTCGGGCGGCGGCACGTCTTCTTATGAAGAGGTCGAACACACCGACCTGATCGTGATGTGGGGCTCCAACGCCCGCTTCGCGCACCCGATCTTCTTCCAGCACGTCCTGAAGGGGATCAGGAACGGCGCCCGCATGTACGCCGTCGACCCGCGCCGCACCAAGACCGCCGAGTGGGCGGAGAGCTGGCTCGGCCTGAACGTCGGCACGGACATCCCGATGGCGCACGCGATCGGCCGCGAGATCATCCACGCGGGCCTGGCCAACCGGGCGTTCATCGAGCGGGCCACATCCGGCTTCGAGGAGTACGCGGCCCTGGTCGAGCCGTGGACGCTCACGCTCGCCGAGAAGGTGACGGGCGTACCGGCCGCCGCCATCAAGGAGCTGGCGCACGTCTACGCCCGCGCCGAGCGGGCGCAGCTGTGCTGGACACTCGGCATCACCGAGCACCACAACGGCACGGACAACGTCCGCGCACTGATCAACCTCTCGCTCCTGACCGGCCACGTGGGACGCTACGGCTCGGGCCTCCAGCCGCTGCGCGGCCAGAACAACGTGCAGGGCGGCGGCGACATGGGCGCGATCCCCAACCGCCTGCCCGGCTTCCAGGACATCCTCGACGCGGAGACCCGGCTGAAGTTCGAGACGGCCTGGGACACGGTCATCCAGCCGCGCTACGGGCTGAACCTGACGGAGATGTTCGAGGCGATGGAGGAGGGCGGACTCAAGGCCGTCTACTGCATCGGCGAGAACCCGGCCCAGTCGGAGGCGGACAGCGAGCAGGCGACGCGGCGGATGCGGGCCCTGGACTTCTTCGTGGTCCAGGACATCTTCCTCACGAAGACCGCCGAGCTGGCCGATGTGGTGCTGCCCGCGACCGCGGGCTGGGCGGAGACCGACGGCACGACGACCAACAGCGAGCGGCGCGTGCAGCGGGTGCGCAAGGCCGTGCGGCCGCCCGGTGAGGCGCGCGAGGACATCGACATCCTCTGCGACCTCGCCGAACGGCTCGGCCACGACTGGAAGTACGCGGACGCGCAGGCGGTCTGGGACGAGCTGCGGTCGGTGTCGCCGGACCACTGGGGCATGACGTACGACCGTCTGGAGTCCCTGCAGGGCATCCAGTGGCCCTGCCCTTCGGAGGACCGGGTCGAACCGACTTACCTGCACGGCCGGTTGTGGGAGGCGGACCCCGAACGGCGCGGCACGCTCGCGCCCTTCGGGCTCGTCGCGCACGACCCGCCGGTGGACCTGACGGACGACTCGTACCCGATCCGGCTGACGACCGGGCGGCGGCTCGACTCCTACAACACCGGTGTGCAGAGCGGGAGTTTTGCCTCTCCGCTGCGGCGCGGCGAGTACGTCGAGCTGTGCCCGGAGGACGCCGAGCGGTACGGGGTCGCGGTCGGCGAGGAGGTCCGCATCTCCTCGCGGCGCGGCGCGGTGACTGCGCCCGTCTGGGTGGACCCCGGGCTCCGCCCCGGTCTGGCCTTCATGACCATGCACTTTCCCGACGAGGTCGACACCAACCAGCTCACGATCGAGGCCAATTGCCCGATCGCGGGCACGGCGGAGTTCAAGGCGTCGGCGATACGTATCGACAAGCTGGCCGAGCCAGTTCGCCCGAGGTGA
- a CDS encoding zinc-binding alcohol dehydrogenase family protein, producing MRRVRYEHSGGPEVLFTEDVPVPAPGPGELLVRVAAAGVTLPVVRKVREPREPIPLGGEIAGEVVSTGDGVSGYAPGDRVTGLCFGHGYAEFALLDTAMASPVPDGASAVDAVALVRSGLVAYGALDAARPAPGESALVTAAASGVGHLALQLAGLRGASRVVGAVSAGGAGSGKADFLRSLGADEVITYDEEQWGEPVDYVLDAVGGELLTPAVRALAPYGRLVAYSSGGGTVEAYDLLVGARSVIGFQMALIARGRPEAYETWRRELWRLFQAGDLRPAVHARFALEDAAKAHAVIEARSNLGKVVLIP from the coding sequence ATGCGTCGCGTTCGGTACGAACACAGTGGCGGCCCCGAGGTCCTCTTCACCGAGGACGTGCCGGTCCCCGCGCCCGGCCCCGGTGAGCTCCTGGTGCGCGTCGCGGCGGCCGGGGTCACGCTGCCCGTCGTACGCAAGGTCCGTGAGCCCCGCGAGCCGATCCCGCTCGGCGGGGAGATCGCCGGAGAGGTGGTGTCCACCGGCGACGGCGTGAGCGGGTACGCGCCGGGCGACCGCGTCACGGGGCTCTGTTTCGGCCACGGCTACGCCGAGTTCGCGCTCCTCGACACCGCGATGGCGTCCCCCGTGCCGGACGGGGCGAGTGCCGTCGACGCGGTCGCGCTCGTCCGCAGCGGGCTCGTCGCGTACGGCGCGCTCGATGCCGCCCGCCCCGCGCCGGGCGAGTCCGCGCTGGTCACGGCGGCGGCCAGTGGAGTGGGCCATCTCGCCCTGCAGCTGGCCGGGCTCAGGGGTGCCTCGCGGGTCGTGGGAGCCGTGTCGGCGGGCGGGGCAGGTTCCGGCAAGGCGGACTTCCTGCGCTCGCTCGGCGCCGACGAGGTGATCACGTACGACGAGGAGCAGTGGGGCGAGCCCGTGGACTACGTCCTCGACGCGGTCGGCGGCGAGCTGCTCACGCCCGCCGTGCGGGCACTCGCGCCGTACGGGCGGCTGGTCGCGTACAGCTCGGGGGGCGGCACCGTCGAGGCGTACGACCTGCTGGTGGGCGCCAGGTCGGTCATCGGCTTCCAGATGGCGCTCATCGCCCGCGGCAGGCCCGAGGCGTACGAGACGTGGCGGCGCGAGCTGTGGCGGCTCTTCCAGGCGGGCGATCTGCGTCCCGCCGTGCACGCGCGGTTCGCGCTGGAGGACGCGGCGAAGGCCCATGCGGTGATCGAGGCGCGGAGCAACCTCGGGAAAGTCGTACTGATTCCCTGA
- a CDS encoding NADH-ubiquinone oxidoreductase-F iron-sulfur binding region domain-containing protein has protein sequence MDLHFGDSKPTDEERAAVDALLGPPESAWEGAGDRSDADLRWARGGRAARERRDELLPGLHALNDRVGWVSEGGLDYLCRRLMVPPAEGYGVATFYSMFAVRPRPATVVRVCTDLACGGGAELCGEVRARLGPAAGVAVEESPCLGLCERAPAALVVRAGVPARPAFEDELGGAGDQRQPRPPRQSGFSGRGGVGEKTYVTATLAPAAPDTLTQAALTPESAPAEPPAALAVPQAGQDGLVLLKRLGTVDPTSLDDYRAHGGYTALRTAFAIGPAAVIREVTDSGLVGRGGAAFPTGRKWQATASQPDHPHYLVCNADESEPGTFKDRVIMEGDPYALIEAMTIAGYATGAHLGYLYLRGEYPRALQRLEHAIAQARARGFLGDDVLGQGYAFDIEIRRGAGAYICGEETALFNSIEGYRGEPRSKPPFPVEKGLFGKPTAENNVETLVNVLPILTMGAPAYAAIGTEKSTGPKLFCVSGSVERPGIYELPFGATLRELLTLSGMPDNLRAVLLGGAAGGFVRPDELDIPLTFEGTREAGTTLGSGVVLALDDTVPLPRVLLRIAEFFRDESCGQCVPCRVGTVRQEEALHRIVERTGAEAAGDIALLREVGRTMRDASICGLGQTAWNAVESAIDRLGAYK, from the coding sequence ATGGATCTGCACTTCGGTGACAGCAAGCCGACGGACGAGGAGCGGGCAGCCGTCGACGCGTTGCTCGGGCCGCCCGAGTCCGCGTGGGAGGGGGCCGGCGACCGCAGCGACGCGGATCTGCGCTGGGCACGGGGAGGCCGGGCGGCGCGGGAGCGGCGGGACGAGCTGTTGCCGGGGTTGCACGCTCTCAACGACCGCGTGGGGTGGGTGAGCGAGGGAGGCCTCGACTACCTCTGCCGACGGCTGATGGTGCCGCCGGCGGAGGGGTACGGGGTGGCCACGTTCTACTCCATGTTCGCGGTACGGCCACGTCCCGCGACGGTGGTGCGGGTGTGTACGGATCTGGCTTGTGGGGGTGGGGCGGAGCTGTGCGGGGAGGTGCGGGCTCGCCTGGGGCCTGCGGCCGGGGTGGCGGTGGAGGAGAGCCCTTGCCTGGGGCTGTGCGAGCGGGCGCCTGCGGCGTTGGTGGTGCGGGCGGGAGTTCCAGCCCGTCCGGCGTTTGAGGACGAACTCGGCGGAGCCGGTGATCAACGGCAACCAAGGCCCCCGCGCCAGAGCGGGTTTTCGGGAAGGGGCGGGGTTGGGGAGAAGACCTACGTCACCGCAACCCTCGCCCCCGCCGCCCCCGACACCCTCACCCAAGCCGCCCTCACCCCCGAATCCGCCCCCGCAGAGCCCCCCGCTGCCCTCGCCGTCCCCCAGGCAGGGCAGGACGGCCTCGTCCTGCTCAAGCGCCTAGGAACCGTCGACCCCACCTCCCTGGACGACTATCGCGCCCACGGCGGCTACACCGCCCTCCGCACCGCCTTCGCCATCGGCCCCGCCGCCGTCATCCGCGAAGTGACCGACTCCGGCCTGGTGGGAAGAGGAGGTGCCGCCTTCCCCACGGGAAGGAAGTGGCAGGCCACCGCCTCCCAGCCGGACCACCCCCACTACCTCGTCTGCAACGCCGACGAATCCGAGCCCGGCACCTTCAAGGACCGGGTGATCATGGAGGGCGACCCGTACGCGCTCATCGAGGCGATGACCATCGCGGGGTACGCGACCGGCGCCCACCTCGGCTACCTCTATCTCCGGGGCGAGTATCCACGTGCGCTCCAAAGGCTTGAGCACGCCATCGCGCAGGCACGCGCACGCGGCTTCCTCGGCGACGACGTCCTCGGCCAGGGGTACGCCTTCGACATCGAGATCCGGCGCGGCGCGGGCGCCTACATCTGCGGGGAGGAGACCGCCCTCTTCAACTCCATCGAGGGGTACAGGGGTGAGCCCCGCTCGAAGCCGCCCTTCCCCGTGGAGAAGGGGCTCTTCGGGAAGCCCACCGCCGAGAACAACGTCGAGACCCTCGTCAACGTGCTCCCCATCCTCACCATGGGCGCACCGGCCTACGCCGCCATCGGCACGGAGAAGTCCACCGGGCCCAAGCTCTTCTGTGTCTCGGGCAGCGTCGAACGCCCCGGCATCTACGAGCTCCCCTTCGGCGCCACCCTCCGCGAGCTCCTCACTCTCTCCGGGATGCCGGACAACCTCCGCGCGGTCCTCCTGGGCGGCGCGGCCGGAGGCTTCGTACGCCCCGACGAGCTGGACATTCCGCTCACCTTCGAGGGGACGCGGGAGGCGGGCACCACCCTCGGCTCGGGGGTCGTCCTCGCCCTGGACGACACCGTGCCGCTCCCCCGCGTCCTGCTGCGCATCGCCGAGTTCTTCCGCGACGAGTCCTGCGGCCAGTGCGTGCCCTGCCGGGTCGGCACCGTCCGGCAGGAGGAGGCACTGCACCGCATCGTCGAGCGGACCGGAGCCGAGGCAGCCGGTGACATCGCGCTGTTGCGCGAGGTGGGGCGGACCATGCGGGACGCCTCCATCTGCGGGCTCGGCCAGACCGCGTGGAACGCCGTGGAATCCGCCATCGACCGCTTGGGGGCGTACAAGTGA
- a CDS encoding 2-dehydropantoate 2-reductase yields MKVAVLGAGAIGAYVGAALHRAGADVHLVARGPHLAAMRQHGVRIHSPRGDFTARAHATDDPADIGPVDYVFLGLKANSYAACGPLIEPLLHDKTAVIAAQNGIPWWYFHRHGGPHDGHRVSSVDPDGAVSAVIAPERAIGCVVYAATELEGPGIVRHLEGTRFSVGEPDRSRSARCLAFSEAMRAGGLKCPVEPDLRGDIWIKLLGNISFNPISALSRATMREMCLHGGTRRVIEIMMNETLAVAAALGCRPDISVERRLAGAERVGDHRTSTLQDLERGKPLELDVLLAAVVELAEITGVPVPTLRTVHAISDLLADRMRSAA; encoded by the coding sequence GTGAAAGTCGCAGTCCTCGGCGCCGGTGCGATCGGCGCCTATGTCGGAGCCGCGCTGCACCGCGCCGGTGCCGACGTCCATCTCGTGGCCCGTGGACCGCATCTCGCGGCCATGAGGCAGCACGGAGTACGTATCCACAGCCCGCGCGGCGACTTCACCGCGCGGGCCCACGCCACCGACGACCCGGCCGACATCGGCCCCGTCGATTACGTCTTCCTGGGCCTGAAGGCCAACTCGTACGCGGCGTGCGGGCCGCTGATCGAGCCGCTCCTGCATGACAAGACGGCGGTGATAGCCGCCCAGAACGGCATCCCCTGGTGGTACTTCCACCGGCACGGCGGCCCGCACGACGGCCACCGTGTCAGCAGCGTGGACCCGGACGGCGCGGTCAGTGCGGTGATCGCGCCCGAACGGGCCATCGGATGCGTGGTGTACGCGGCGACGGAGCTCGAAGGTCCGGGAATCGTACGGCACTTGGAAGGCACCCGGTTCTCCGTCGGGGAGCCGGACCGCTCACGCTCCGCGCGCTGTCTCGCCTTCAGCGAGGCCATGCGGGCGGGCGGCCTGAAGTGTCCCGTCGAACCGGACCTGCGCGGCGACATCTGGATCAAGCTGCTCGGCAACATCTCCTTCAACCCGATCAGCGCGCTCTCCCGCGCCACCATGCGCGAGATGTGCCTGCACGGCGGCACGCGCCGCGTCATCGAGATCATGATGAACGAGACGCTCGCCGTCGCGGCGGCCCTCGGCTGCCGCCCCGACATCTCCGTCGAGCGGCGCCTGGCGGGCGCCGAACGCGTCGGCGACCACCGCACCTCCACACTCCAGGACCTGGAGCGCGGCAAACCGCTGGAACTCGACGTGCTGCTCGCGGCCGTCGTGGAACTCGCGGAGATCACCGGAGTCCCGGTGCCGACGCTCCGCACGGTCCACGCCATCTCGGACCTGCTGGCCGACCGCATGAGGAGCGCGGCATGA
- the fdhD gene encoding formate dehydrogenase accessory sulfurtransferase FdhD, translated as MGRVTERRRVLRIRDGAVSERPDTLVAEEPLEIRLNGKALAITMRTPGDDFALAAGFLVSEGVLGSADDLQSIVYCAGATADGSNTYNVVDVKTAPGLVLPDINLERNVYTTSSCGLCGKASLDAVRTTARWAIDDTDGGDTPPVRLGTELLACLPDRLRAAQRVFDRTGGLHAAALFSEDGELLDVREDVGRHNAVDKLVGRALQDGRLPLSRAVLLVSGRASFELAQKAVMAGIPVLAAVSAPSSLAVDLAAETGLTLVGFLRGSSMNVYAGEHRIAVRAAASQG; from the coding sequence ATGGGACGAGTCACGGAGCGCCGCCGCGTCCTCCGCATCCGGGACGGCGCCGTCAGCGAGCGGCCCGACACCCTGGTCGCGGAGGAGCCGCTGGAGATACGGCTCAACGGCAAGGCGCTCGCGATCACCATGCGCACGCCGGGCGACGACTTCGCGCTCGCGGCGGGCTTCCTCGTGAGCGAGGGGGTGCTCGGCTCCGCGGACGATCTCCAGTCGATCGTCTACTGCGCCGGGGCGACGGCGGACGGGTCCAACACGTACAACGTGGTGGACGTGAAGACCGCTCCGGGGCTCGTCCTGCCCGACATCAATCTCGAACGCAACGTCTACACCACCTCGTCCTGCGGCCTGTGCGGCAAGGCGAGCCTGGACGCCGTCCGTACGACGGCCCGCTGGGCCATCGACGACACGGACGGCGGTGACACTCCCCCGGTCCGGCTGGGGACCGAGCTGCTCGCGTGCCTCCCCGACCGGCTGCGCGCGGCGCAGCGGGTCTTCGACCGGACCGGGGGCCTGCACGCGGCGGCGCTCTTCTCCGAGGACGGCGAACTCCTCGACGTACGGGAGGACGTGGGCCGGCACAACGCGGTCGACAAGCTCGTCGGGCGTGCCCTCCAGGACGGCCGGCTTCCGCTGTCGCGTGCGGTGCTCCTGGTGTCGGGGCGTGCCTCGTTCGAGCTGGCGCAGAAGGCGGTGATGGCGGGCATTCCGGTGCTCGCCGCCGTCTCCGCGCCCTCGTCCCTGGCCGTCGATCTGGCCGCCGAGACCGGTCTGACGCTGGTCGGCTTCCTGCGCGGCTCCTCCATGAACGTGTACGCGGGCGAGCACCGGATCGCCGTGCGGGCCGCGGCCTCCCAGGGCTGA
- a CDS encoding MarR family winged helix-turn-helix transcriptional regulator, whose product MPSTPPAPSGIRTLPSWLLGRAAARGRGLVAEALAGEDMKMWHHVVLSAVADQAPVAQAALGRSISLDPKDLVGVINDLQDAGLVLRSPDPADRRKNAITITEDGERTLDRCAEVAWRANNELLAPLSAAERKQFLALLTRISGTEA is encoded by the coding sequence ATGCCCAGCACCCCGCCCGCACCCAGCGGTATCCGCACCCTGCCCAGCTGGCTCCTCGGCCGCGCGGCGGCCCGTGGCCGCGGCCTCGTCGCCGAAGCCCTGGCGGGCGAGGACATGAAGATGTGGCACCACGTGGTGCTCTCAGCCGTCGCGGACCAGGCCCCCGTCGCGCAGGCCGCGCTCGGCCGCAGCATCTCGCTGGACCCCAAGGACCTGGTCGGCGTCATCAACGATCTTCAGGACGCGGGTCTTGTCCTGCGCTCGCCCGACCCCGCCGACCGCCGCAAGAACGCGATCACGATCACGGAGGACGGCGAGCGCACCCTCGACCGCTGTGCCGAGGTCGCGTGGCGCGCCAACAACGAACTCCTGGCGCCGCTCTCGGCCGCCGAACGCAAGCAGTTCCTGGCACTGCTCACCCGGATCTCGGGCACCGAGGCGTAG
- a CDS encoding OFA family MFS transporter: MRPPVAPPGWSRWLVPPAALSVHLSIGQAYAWSVFKPPLESALHLSGTQSALPFQLGIVMLGLSAAFGGTLVERNGPRWAMTVALVCFSSGFLIAALGAAISQYWLIVFGYGFVGGIGLGIGYISPVSTLIKWFPDRPGMATGIAIMGFGGGALIASPWSAQMLESFGSDSDGIALAFLVHGLTYAAFMSLGVFLVRVPRTEGARTPGAPGTLDGPQVSARAAVRTPQFWCLWIVLCMNVTAGIGILEKAAPMITDFFSDTSTPVSVAAAAGFVALLSAANMAGRIGWSSASDLIGRKNVYRVYLGVGALMYLLIAQFGDASKPLFVVCALVILSFYGGGFATIPAYLKDLFGTYQVGAIHGRLLTAWSTAGVLGPLIVNWVADRQEEAGKSGAGLYGLSLTIMIGLLVVGFVANEFVRPVHARHHIPAPREAAHDGTDQHAAK; encoded by the coding sequence ATGAGGCCCCCCGTAGCACCCCCGGGATGGAGCCGCTGGCTGGTACCGCCCGCCGCGCTGTCCGTCCATCTCTCCATCGGCCAGGCCTATGCCTGGAGCGTCTTCAAGCCCCCGCTGGAATCAGCGCTCCACCTCAGCGGCACGCAGAGCGCGCTCCCCTTCCAGCTCGGCATCGTGATGCTGGGCCTGTCGGCCGCCTTCGGCGGCACGCTCGTGGAGCGCAACGGCCCGCGCTGGGCCATGACGGTCGCCCTCGTCTGCTTCTCGTCCGGCTTCCTGATCGCGGCCCTCGGCGCGGCGATCAGCCAGTACTGGCTGATCGTCTTCGGGTACGGCTTCGTCGGCGGCATCGGTCTCGGCATCGGCTACATCTCACCCGTGTCGACGCTGATCAAGTGGTTCCCGGACCGTCCGGGCATGGCGACCGGCATCGCGATCATGGGCTTCGGCGGCGGCGCCCTCATCGCGTCACCGTGGTCCGCGCAGATGCTGGAGTCCTTCGGCTCGGACTCCGACGGCATCGCCCTCGCCTTCCTCGTGCACGGCCTGACGTACGCCGCCTTCATGTCGCTCGGCGTGTTCCTGGTGCGGGTGCCGCGCACGGAAGGGGCGCGCACGCCCGGCGCCCCCGGGACGCTCGACGGGCCGCAGGTTTCCGCGCGGGCCGCCGTGCGGACGCCCCAGTTCTGGTGCCTGTGGATCGTGCTCTGCATGAACGTGACCGCGGGCATCGGCATCCTGGAGAAGGCGGCGCCGATGATCACCGACTTCTTCTCCGACACCTCGACACCGGTCTCGGTCGCAGCCGCGGCGGGCTTCGTCGCCCTGCTCTCCGCCGCGAACATGGCCGGACGCATCGGCTGGTCTTCGGCGTCCGACCTGATCGGCCGCAAGAACGTCTACCGCGTCTACCTGGGCGTCGGCGCCCTGATGTATCTGCTGATCGCCCAGTTCGGGGACGCCTCGAAGCCGCTCTTCGTCGTCTGCGCGCTGGTGATCCTCTCCTTCTACGGAGGCGGCTTCGCCACGATCCCCGCGTACCTGAAGGACCTCTTCGGGACCTACCAGGTCGGCGCGATCCACGGCCGGCTCCTCACCGCCTGGTCCACGGCGGGCGTGCTCGGCCCGCTGATCGTCAACTGGGTCGCCGACCGCCAGGAAGAGGCGGGCAAGAGCGGGGCGGGGCTCTACGGCCTCTCCCTCACGATCATGATCGGCCTCCTTGTCGTCGGCTTCGTGGCGAACGAGTTCGTCCGGCCCGTCCACGCCCGCCACCACATCCCCGCCCCGAGGGAGGCCGCCCATGACGGCACCGACCAGCACGCCGCCAAGTAG
- a CDS encoding 2Fe-2S iron-sulfur cluster-binding protein, with protein sequence MTAVPLGIPRRLVEFTLDGQNAGVPEGSTLLDACRAAGKDVPTLCEGDTLTPKNACRVCVVEVEGARTLAPACSRKAEPGMTVLTDTERTRHSRKVVLELLASSVDMSTTPKVAGWLKEYDAKPDRFGPDAARLNEEPKVDNDLYVRDYDKCILCYKCVDACGDQWQNTFAISVTGRGFDARIAVEHDGPLTDSACVYCGNCIEVCPTGALSFKSEFDMRAAGTWDEDKQTATTTVCAYCGVGCNLTLHVQDNDIVKVTSPHDNPVTHGNLCIKGRFGYQHVQNRD encoded by the coding sequence GTGACCGCCGTACCGCTGGGAATCCCGCGCCGTCTCGTCGAGTTCACGCTGGACGGGCAGAACGCCGGAGTGCCCGAGGGATCGACCCTCCTGGACGCCTGCCGGGCCGCGGGCAAGGACGTCCCGACCCTCTGCGAGGGCGACACCCTCACCCCGAAGAACGCCTGCCGGGTGTGTGTCGTCGAGGTGGAAGGGGCCCGTACGCTCGCCCCGGCCTGCTCGCGCAAGGCGGAGCCCGGCATGACCGTGCTCACCGACACCGAGCGCACCCGGCACAGCCGCAAGGTGGTGCTCGAACTCCTCGCCTCGTCCGTCGACATGTCGACCACCCCGAAGGTCGCGGGCTGGCTCAAGGAGTACGACGCCAAGCCCGACCGCTTCGGTCCGGACGCCGCCCGGCTGAACGAGGAGCCCAAGGTCGACAACGACCTCTATGTGCGCGACTACGACAAGTGCATCCTCTGCTACAAGTGCGTCGACGCCTGCGGTGACCAGTGGCAGAACACCTTCGCCATCTCCGTGACGGGCCGCGGCTTCGACGCCCGGATCGCCGTCGAGCACGACGGACCGCTGACCGACTCCGCGTGCGTGTACTGCGGGAACTGCATCGAGGTCTGTCCGACCGGCGCCCTCAGCTTCAAGTCCGAGTTCGACATGCGGGCGGCGGGGACCTGGGACGAGGACAAGCAGACCGCGACGACCACGGTGTGCGCCTACTGCGGAGTCGGCTGCAATCTGACCCTGCACGTGCAGGACAATGACATCGTGAAGGTCACCTCACCGCACGACAATCCGGTGACCCACGGCAACCTCTGCATCAAGGGCCGCTTCGGCTACCAGCACGTACAGAACCGGGACTGA